Proteins encoded together in one Juglans regia cultivar Chandler chromosome 9, Walnut 2.0, whole genome shotgun sequence window:
- the LOC108986716 gene encoding cytochrome P450 71A1-like: protein MTLLHKWWQLLHSSTLLNLFLFSLLLLFSLLHLLKLTGGRKLNFPPSPPKFPIIGNLHQIGTLLHQSLHALSEKYGPILLLHFGNITVLIVSSSEIARDLMKCHDAVFLNRPQLKAVNVLCYGCTDIAFCPYGEYWRQAKKICVLEILSQRRVQAFQFVREEEVAEMVEKIRSSCMNVAAIDLGEMLVTISNDITSRSSVGQKYEGEEGSMNCGHLSRKAIELVGAFCFEDLVPWLGWVDVLTGFSARLRRTSKALHAVLDQIIEEHEKSGDSNQSDKKDFVDILLHLRENGMLDIDITKDNIKAILLDMFVAGTETTATVMEWAMAELVKNPGVMKKTQEEVRKVVGEKSEVNEADLGQMEYLKCIVKETLRLHPPVMVTRSTSASAKLVGYDIPPRTTILINTWAIQRDPKLWDRPEEFLPERFLNNSIDFRGHHDQFIPFGMGRRGCPGISFAILEVEYVLANLLYWFDWELPDGATVEDFDMTEIYRVVIRRKAPLRLLPIFHFQSSITDLPSLNSWQTRCSSISEKVIFQGEPQEPEHFYSIYP from the exons ATGACCTTGCTGCATAAATGGTGGCAACTGCTGCATTCAAGCACTCTGCTAAATCTTTTCCTCTTCTCCCtgcttcttctcttctccttgcTGCATCTCCTTAAGCTCACTGGAGGTAGAAAACTCAATTTCCCTCCCTCTCCTCCTAAATTTCCAATAATTGGCAACCTTCACCAGATAGGGACACTACTCCACCAATCTCTCCATGCTCTTTCTGAGAAGTATGGCCCTATTCTGCTATTACACTTTGGAAATATCACAGTTCTTATAGTTTCATCCTCAGAGATAGCAAGGGACCTGATGAAGTGCCATGATGCGGTTTTCCTGAATAGGCCCCAATTAAAGGCAGTAAATGTACTTTGCTATGGTTGTACTGACATTGCTTTTTGTCCCTATGGTGAGTATTGGAGACAAGCCAAGAAAATCTGTGTTCTTGAGATTTTAAGCCAAAGGAGGGTGCAAGCATTTCAGTTTGtgagggaagaagaagttgCGGAGATGGTCGAGAAGATACGAAGCTCGTGTATGAATGTAGCAGCAATTGATCTAGGTGAGATGCTTGTTACTATCTCAAACGACATAACTTCTAGATCCTCGGTTGGTCAGAAGTATGAAGGAGAAGAAGGTAGCATGAATTGTGGGCATTTATCAAGGAAGGCAATAGAACTCGTAGGAGCATTTTGCTTTGAAGACCTTGTTCCATGGTTGGGATGGGTTGATGTTCTGACCGGATTTTCAGCTAGATTGAGGAGGACTTCTAAAGCATTGCATGCAGTCCTTGATCAGATAATTGAAGAACATGAAAAGAGCGGGGATAGCAACCAATCTGATAAGAAAGATTTTGTGGATATTCTTCTCCATCTTCGGGAGAATGGCATGCTTGATATCGATATCACAAAAGACAATATCAAAGCGATCCTACTG GACATGTTTGTGGCAGGAACTGAAACCACTGCAACAGTCATGGAATGGGCAATGGCAGAGCTTGTGAAAAATCCTGGTGTGATGAAGAAAACCCAAGAAGAGGTAAGAAAAGTGGTGGGAGAAAAATCAGAAGTAAATGAGGCTGATCTAGGTCAAATGGAGTACTTAAAGTGCATTGTCAAAGAAACTCTGAGGTTACATCCTCCTGTTATGGTTACTCGCAGTACATCAGCAAGTGCTAAACTAGTAGGTTATGATATTCCTCCCAGAACAACCATCTTGATCAACACATGGGCAATTCAAAGGGATCCCAAGTTATGGGACAGGCCAGAGGAGTTTCTTCCAGAGAGATTTCTTAACAACTCCATTGATTTCAGAGGCCATCATGACCAATTCATCCCCTTTGGTATGGGGCGGAGAGGATGTCCCGGGATATCATTCGCCATCTTAGAAGTTGAATATGTGTTGGCCAATCTCCTCTACTGGTTTGACTGGGAGTTGCCTGATGGTGCAACTGTGGAGGACTTCGACATGACTGAGATTTATAGGGTAGTCATTCGGAGGAAAGCACCTCTTCGCCTTTTACCA ATTTTTCATTTCCAATCCTCCATAACAGACCTTCCTTCACTAAATTCATGGCAGACTAGATGCTCTTCCATATCAGAGAAAGTGATTTTCCAAGGGGAGCCTCAAGAACCTGAacatttttatagtatttatccTTAA
- the LOC108986719 gene encoding serine/threonine-protein kinase AFC2 isoform X1: MLFPIMEMERVTEFPHTHMDRRPAKRARLGWDVLPQAPKAQVGMFCGQEVGNLTSFAPSRAPSDHTTCSSLYEKGVARNGSPPRRDDDKDGHYMFELGENLTSRYKIHGKMGEGTFGQVLECWDREKKEMVAIKIVRGIKKYREAAMIEIEMLQQLGKHDKGGNRCVQIRNWFDYRNHICIVFEKLGPSLYDFLRKNNYRSFPIDLVREIGRQLLECVAFMHDLRLIHTDLKPENVLLVSSEYVKVPDYRDYKNSSRSPKDGSYFKRVPKSSAIKVIDFGSTTYERQDQSYIVSTRHYRAPEVILGLGWSYPCDIWSIGCIIVELCTGEALFQTHENLEHLAMMERVFGPLPQHMLKRVDRHAEKYVRRGRLDWPDGATSRESIKAVMKLPRLQNLIMQHVDHSAGDLIHLLQGLLKYDPSDRLTAREALRHPFFSRDHLRR; the protein is encoded by the exons ATGCTTTTCCCGATCATGGAGATGGAGCGCGTGACGGAATTTCCTCACACGCACATGGATCGGCGACCCGCGAAGAGGGCGCGTTTGGGCTGGGACGTTCTTCCTCAGGCCCCCAAG GCCCAGGTAGGAATGTTTTGTGGACAAGAGGTTGGGAATCTGACAAGCTTTGCACCTTCAAGAGCACCCTCAGACCATACCACTTGTTCATCTCTATATGAGAAGGGAGTGGCACGAAATGGTTCTCCCCCAAGGCGAGATGATGACAAAGATGGGCATTACATGTTTGAGCTTGGAGAAAATTTAACTTCTCGCt ACAAGATCCACGGCAAAATGGGTGAAGGTACTTTTGGACAGGTTTTGGAGTGCTGGGATagagaaaagaaggaaatggTTGCCATCAAAATTGTCCGTGGAATTAAGAAGTATCGTGAAGCAGCTATGATAGAGATTGAAATGCTGCAACAACTTGGTAAACATGATAAAGGTGGCAATCG TTGTGTGCAAATACGGAACTGGTTTGACTATCGTAACCATATCTGTATT GTGTTTGAGAAGCTTGGACCAAGCTTATACGATTTTCTACGGAAAAACAATTATCGCTCATTTCCCATTGATCTAGTCCGTGAGATTGGCAGACAACTATTGGAATGTGTAGCAT TTATGCATGACTTGCGACTGATACATACTGACTTGAAGCCAGAGAATGTACTCCTAGTTTCTTCAGAATATGTGAAAGTTCCTGATTACAGGGATTATAAg AATTCTTCCCGATCACCGAAAGATGGCTCCTACTTTAAAAGAGTGCCCAAGTCAAGTGCCATCAAGGTGATTGATTTCGGTAGTACAACTTATGAGCGTCAAGATCAGAGTTATATTGTGTCTACCCGACATTACCGTGCACCTGAGGTTATTCTtg GACTTGGATGGAGTTATCCTTGTGATATATGGAGTATTGGTTGCATCATAGTGGAGTTGTGCACG GGTGAGGCATTGTTTCAAACACACGAGAATTTGGAACATCTAGCAATGATGGAGCGGGTGTTTGGTCCATTACCACAACACATGTTGAAGAGAGTAGA TCGACATGCAGAAAAGTATGTTAGAAGAGGTAGATTGGATTGGCCAGATGGTGCAACTTCAAGGGAGAGTATCAAGGCTGTAATGAAGCTTCCCCGGCTTCAG AATCTGATAATGCAGCATGTTGATCATTCAGCGGGGGATCTCATACATCTATTGCAGGGGTTGCTTAAATACGATCCGTCAGATAGACTAACAGCTCGTGAGGCCCTTAGGCATCCATTCTTTTCTAGGGACCATCTTAGGAGATGA
- the LOC108986719 gene encoding serine/threonine-protein kinase AFC2 isoform X2, with amino-acid sequence MGEGTFGQVLECWDREKKEMVAIKIVRGIKKYREAAMIEIEMLQQLGKHDKGGNRCVQIRNWFDYRNHICIVFEKLGPSLYDFLRKNNYRSFPIDLVREIGRQLLECVAFMHDLRLIHTDLKPENVLLVSSEYVKVPDYRDYKNSSRSPKDGSYFKRVPKSSAIKVIDFGSTTYERQDQSYIVSTRHYRAPEVILGLGWSYPCDIWSIGCIIVELCTGEALFQTHENLEHLAMMERVFGPLPQHMLKRVDRHAEKYVRRGRLDWPDGATSRESIKAVMKLPRLQNLIMQHVDHSAGDLIHLLQGLLKYDPSDRLTAREALRHPFFSRDHLRR; translated from the exons ATGGGTGAAGGTACTTTTGGACAGGTTTTGGAGTGCTGGGATagagaaaagaaggaaatggTTGCCATCAAAATTGTCCGTGGAATTAAGAAGTATCGTGAAGCAGCTATGATAGAGATTGAAATGCTGCAACAACTTGGTAAACATGATAAAGGTGGCAATCG TTGTGTGCAAATACGGAACTGGTTTGACTATCGTAACCATATCTGTATT GTGTTTGAGAAGCTTGGACCAAGCTTATACGATTTTCTACGGAAAAACAATTATCGCTCATTTCCCATTGATCTAGTCCGTGAGATTGGCAGACAACTATTGGAATGTGTAGCAT TTATGCATGACTTGCGACTGATACATACTGACTTGAAGCCAGAGAATGTACTCCTAGTTTCTTCAGAATATGTGAAAGTTCCTGATTACAGGGATTATAAg AATTCTTCCCGATCACCGAAAGATGGCTCCTACTTTAAAAGAGTGCCCAAGTCAAGTGCCATCAAGGTGATTGATTTCGGTAGTACAACTTATGAGCGTCAAGATCAGAGTTATATTGTGTCTACCCGACATTACCGTGCACCTGAGGTTATTCTtg GACTTGGATGGAGTTATCCTTGTGATATATGGAGTATTGGTTGCATCATAGTGGAGTTGTGCACG GGTGAGGCATTGTTTCAAACACACGAGAATTTGGAACATCTAGCAATGATGGAGCGGGTGTTTGGTCCATTACCACAACACATGTTGAAGAGAGTAGA TCGACATGCAGAAAAGTATGTTAGAAGAGGTAGATTGGATTGGCCAGATGGTGCAACTTCAAGGGAGAGTATCAAGGCTGTAATGAAGCTTCCCCGGCTTCAG AATCTGATAATGCAGCATGTTGATCATTCAGCGGGGGATCTCATACATCTATTGCAGGGGTTGCTTAAATACGATCCGTCAGATAGACTAACAGCTCGTGAGGCCCTTAGGCATCCATTCTTTTCTAGGGACCATCTTAGGAGATGA
- the LOC108986719 gene encoding serine/threonine-protein kinase AFC2 isoform X3: MIKVAIVMHDLRLIHTDLKPENVLLVSSEYVKVPDYRDYKNSSRSPKDGSYFKRVPKSSAIKVIDFGSTTYERQDQSYIVSTRHYRAPEVILGLGWSYPCDIWSIGCIIVELCTGEALFQTHENLEHLAMMERVFGPLPQHMLKRVDRHAEKYVRRGRLDWPDGATSRESIKAVMKLPRLQNLIMQHVDHSAGDLIHLLQGLLKYDPSDRLTAREALRHPFFSRDHLRR; encoded by the exons ATGATAAAGGTGGCAATCG TTATGCATGACTTGCGACTGATACATACTGACTTGAAGCCAGAGAATGTACTCCTAGTTTCTTCAGAATATGTGAAAGTTCCTGATTACAGGGATTATAAg AATTCTTCCCGATCACCGAAAGATGGCTCCTACTTTAAAAGAGTGCCCAAGTCAAGTGCCATCAAGGTGATTGATTTCGGTAGTACAACTTATGAGCGTCAAGATCAGAGTTATATTGTGTCTACCCGACATTACCGTGCACCTGAGGTTATTCTtg GACTTGGATGGAGTTATCCTTGTGATATATGGAGTATTGGTTGCATCATAGTGGAGTTGTGCACG GGTGAGGCATTGTTTCAAACACACGAGAATTTGGAACATCTAGCAATGATGGAGCGGGTGTTTGGTCCATTACCACAACACATGTTGAAGAGAGTAGA TCGACATGCAGAAAAGTATGTTAGAAGAGGTAGATTGGATTGGCCAGATGGTGCAACTTCAAGGGAGAGTATCAAGGCTGTAATGAAGCTTCCCCGGCTTCAG AATCTGATAATGCAGCATGTTGATCATTCAGCGGGGGATCTCATACATCTATTGCAGGGGTTGCTTAAATACGATCCGTCAGATAGACTAACAGCTCGTGAGGCCCTTAGGCATCCATTCTTTTCTAGGGACCATCTTAGGAGATGA